A section of the Amycolatopsis sp. AA4 genome encodes:
- a CDS encoding MarR family winged helix-turn-helix transcriptional regulator, whose translation MPEHDPGLDRRLADAIERLGNGLRALSQRSARTQGLSPLQQHAVLSLARHPAPRREVNALAAEFDVTTPTMSDAVSALERKGLLTRSPGSDGRRRLLTLTERGFQVSAELSAWDAQLVGSLAALPEPDRATTLHTLLRVIADLQRGGAISVARVCTTCRFFGPDEHPDPKAPHHCHLMRKPLALTELRTDCPEHEQATA comes from the coding sequence ATGCCCGAGCACGATCCCGGCCTCGACCGGCGGCTGGCCGACGCCATCGAGCGGCTCGGGAACGGCCTGCGCGCGCTTTCCCAGCGCAGTGCCCGCACGCAAGGTCTTTCGCCGCTGCAGCAACACGCGGTGCTGTCTCTGGCGAGACACCCCGCGCCGCGACGCGAGGTGAACGCACTGGCCGCGGAATTCGACGTCACCACCCCGACGATGTCCGACGCCGTCAGCGCCTTGGAACGCAAAGGACTTCTCACCCGCTCCCCGGGTTCGGACGGACGCCGCCGCCTGCTCACCCTGACCGAGCGCGGCTTCCAGGTCTCCGCCGAGCTGTCGGCGTGGGACGCGCAACTGGTTGGCTCGCTGGCCGCGCTGCCGGAGCCGGACCGGGCCACGACGCTGCACACCCTGTTGCGGGTAATCGCCGACCTGCAGCGCGGCGGGGCGATCAGCGTCGCCCGGGTGTGCACGACGTGCCGCTTCTTCGGGCCCGACGAGCACCCCGATCCGAAGGCCCCGCACCACTGCCATTTGATGCGGAAACCGCTGGCGCTGACCGAATTGCGCACCGACTGCCCGGAACACGAGCAAGCGACGGCGTGA
- a CDS encoding aspartate aminotransferase family protein, translating to MDTQSAAARHLWMHFSRMGNYPETPVPVITRGEGVHVWDDRGRKILDGLAGLFVVQAGHGRRELVEVAAQQANELAYFPIWGYATKPAAELAERLAHLAPGDLNRVFFTTGGGEAVESAWKVAKQYFKLTGKPGKHKVISRAVAYHGTPHGALAITGLPAMKKDFEPLAPGGFRVPNTNLYRHPEFADDLEAFGRWAADRIEEAILFEGADTVAAVVLEPVQNSGGCLTPPPGYFARVREICDRHDVLLVADEVICAFGRHGTTFASEKFGLQPDLLTCAKGLSSGYSPIAALIASDRVMEPFLGPKVGFPHGYTFGGHPVSAAVALANLDLMEREGLNQRVLDNQDAFRSTLDKLLDLPIVGDVRGDGYFWAVELVKDKATRETFDADERERLVRGFLPGALFDRGLYCRPDDRGDVVVQFAPPLIAGRAEFDEIEQILRDTLLEAQKLV from the coding sequence ATGGACACTCAGTCGGCAGCAGCCCGGCACCTGTGGATGCACTTCTCCCGCATGGGAAATTACCCGGAGACCCCGGTCCCGGTGATCACCCGCGGCGAGGGCGTGCACGTGTGGGACGACCGCGGCCGCAAGATTCTCGACGGACTGGCCGGGCTTTTCGTCGTGCAGGCCGGACACGGCCGCCGCGAACTCGTGGAAGTCGCCGCACAGCAGGCGAACGAGCTGGCGTACTTCCCGATTTGGGGCTATGCCACGAAACCCGCGGCGGAACTGGCCGAACGTCTCGCGCATCTCGCGCCCGGCGACCTCAACCGCGTCTTCTTCACCACCGGCGGCGGCGAAGCGGTCGAATCCGCGTGGAAGGTCGCGAAGCAGTACTTCAAGCTGACCGGGAAACCCGGCAAGCACAAGGTGATCAGCCGCGCGGTGGCCTACCACGGCACGCCGCACGGCGCGCTCGCGATCACCGGGCTGCCCGCGATGAAGAAGGACTTCGAACCGCTCGCGCCGGGCGGTTTCCGCGTGCCGAACACGAACCTGTACCGGCATCCGGAGTTCGCCGACGACCTCGAAGCGTTCGGCCGCTGGGCCGCGGACCGGATCGAGGAGGCGATCCTGTTCGAGGGCGCGGACACGGTCGCCGCGGTTGTGCTCGAACCGGTGCAGAACTCCGGCGGCTGCCTCACGCCGCCGCCCGGATACTTCGCACGGGTGCGGGAAATCTGCGACCGGCACGACGTCCTGCTGGTCGCCGACGAGGTGATCTGCGCGTTCGGCAGGCACGGCACGACGTTCGCCAGCGAGAAGTTCGGCCTCCAGCCGGACCTGCTGACCTGCGCGAAGGGGCTCAGCTCCGGGTACAGCCCGATCGCCGCGCTGATCGCGTCGGACCGGGTGATGGAGCCGTTCCTCGGCCCGAAGGTCGGCTTCCCGCACGGGTACACCTTCGGCGGGCACCCGGTGTCGGCGGCGGTCGCGCTCGCGAACCTCGACCTGATGGAGCGCGAGGGCCTCAACCAGCGCGTACTGGACAACCAGGACGCGTTCCGCTCGACCCTGGACAAGCTGCTGGACCTGCCGATCGTCGGCGACGTCCGCGGCGACGGCTACTTCTGGGCCGTCGAACTGGTCAAGGACAAGGCGACCCGCGAGACGTTCGACGCCGACGAGCGGGAACGCCTCGTCCGCGGTTTCCTGCCGGGCGCGCTGTTCGACCGCGGCCTCTACTGCCGTCCGGACGACCGGGGCGACGTCGTCGTCCAGTTCGCGCCGCCGCTGATCGCGGGGCGGGCGGAGTTCGACGAAATCGAACAGATCCTGCGGGACACGCTGCTCGAAGCGCAGAAACTCGTCTGA
- a CDS encoding sensor histidine kinase, with the protein MIVSQVKLKPWQQGWRLVLAALLGGLAWLAVVSHLPEGSTDPRLGWLFFGDPIVGLGCLVASLWRRKYPLSIATGVVIVSAVSTSAGGAALLVLGSLATRRRPLETTFIALACIATGAVTDNLYPSGSNPDPWWWSISLIVLITGIVVAVGAAIGARREELQSLRERAESAEREQVARAAEARIVERHRIAREMHDVLAHRVSLVAMQAGVLGHRADLPPEQVSLLARGIADGAHQALEELREVLGVLRASPGGLEPPQPSLADLPALVADARALGLKVGYTPASVGDPPDLLARTVYRIVQEGLTNAGKHAPGAEVCVTVAGGEGEGLRVTVRDSGATRSVPPPPSAGFGLLGLSERVELAGGELDHHADPDGGFVLTAWLPWPARGEGSE; encoded by the coding sequence GTGATCGTTTCTCAGGTCAAGCTCAAGCCGTGGCAGCAGGGGTGGCGGCTGGTCCTCGCCGCGCTGCTCGGCGGGCTCGCCTGGCTCGCGGTCGTCTCCCACCTGCCGGAGGGGTCCACCGACCCTCGCCTCGGGTGGCTTTTCTTCGGCGACCCGATCGTCGGGCTCGGCTGCCTGGTCGCGTCGCTGTGGCGGCGGAAGTATCCGCTTTCGATCGCGACCGGGGTGGTGATCGTCTCGGCGGTGTCGACGTCCGCCGGGGGAGCCGCGCTGCTCGTGCTCGGGTCGCTGGCCACCCGGCGCCGGCCGCTCGAGACCACGTTCATCGCGTTGGCGTGCATCGCGACCGGGGCCGTCACCGACAACCTCTACCCGAGCGGCTCCAACCCCGACCCGTGGTGGTGGTCCATTTCGCTGATCGTGCTGATCACCGGCATCGTCGTCGCGGTCGGGGCGGCGATCGGGGCGCGGCGCGAGGAACTGCAGTCGCTGCGGGAACGCGCGGAGAGCGCGGAACGCGAGCAGGTCGCGCGGGCGGCCGAGGCGCGGATCGTCGAGCGGCATCGGATCGCGCGGGAGATGCACGACGTCCTCGCGCACCGGGTGTCGCTGGTCGCGATGCAGGCCGGGGTGCTCGGGCATCGCGCTGATCTGCCGCCGGAGCAGGTGTCGTTGCTGGCCAGGGGGATCGCGGACGGTGCGCATCAGGCGCTGGAGGAGCTGCGCGAGGTGCTCGGCGTGCTGCGGGCCAGTCCGGGCGGGCTCGAGCCGCCGCAGCCGTCGCTGGCGGATCTGCCCGCGCTGGTCGCGGACGCTCGGGCGCTCGGGCTGAAGGTCGGTTATACCCCGGCGTCGGTCGGGGACCCGCCGGATCTGCTTGCGCGCACGGTGTACCGGATCGTCCAAGAAGGACTGACCAATGCCGGGAAACACGCACCGGGAGCGGAAGTGTGTGTCACTGTTGCGGGTGGCGAGGGCGAAGGGCTGCGCGTGACGGTGCGGGATTCCGGTGCGACGAGGAGCGTCCCGCCGCCGCCGTCGGCCGGGTTCGGGTTGCTGGGGCTTTCCGAGCGGGTCGAGCTGGCCGGTGGCGAACTGGACCATCACGCGGACCCGGACGGCGGGTTCGTGCTGACCGCGTGGCTGCCGTGGCCCGCCCGCGGCGAAGGGAGCGAGTGA
- a CDS encoding response regulator transcription factor — MDRVRVVLVDDDQLVRMSLRLMLDGEADLEVAGEAADGDAAIAEVRRLRPDVVLMDVRMPGRDGISATEAILSWPDPPRILVLTTFDSDEMVLGALRAGALGFVLKDTPPPDILAAVRAVADGNPALSPAATSRLITAAMGPRSSETRRAAREAARARLAALTERERDTARAIAEGLSNAEVAERLHISVATVKAHTSNLFAKLGVVNRVQIALVVRDSEE, encoded by the coding sequence GTGGACCGGGTGCGGGTCGTGCTCGTCGACGACGATCAGCTGGTGCGGATGTCGTTGCGGCTCATGCTCGACGGCGAAGCCGACCTGGAGGTCGCCGGCGAGGCCGCGGACGGCGACGCCGCGATCGCCGAGGTACGCCGGCTCCGGCCGGACGTCGTGCTGATGGACGTGCGGATGCCCGGCCGCGACGGGATCAGCGCGACCGAGGCGATCCTGAGCTGGCCGGACCCGCCGCGGATCCTGGTGCTGACCACGTTCGACTCCGACGAGATGGTGCTCGGCGCGCTGCGGGCCGGCGCGCTCGGGTTCGTCCTCAAGGACACCCCGCCGCCGGACATCCTGGCCGCGGTGCGCGCGGTCGCCGACGGGAACCCCGCGCTGTCCCCGGCCGCCACGAGCCGGTTGATCACCGCGGCGATGGGGCCGCGGTCGTCGGAGACCCGGCGTGCCGCGCGGGAAGCGGCGCGGGCGCGGCTGGCCGCGCTGACCGAACGCGAGCGCGACACCGCGCGGGCGATCGCGGAAGGGCTGTCGAACGCCGAGGTGGCCGAGCGCCTGCACATCAGCGTCGCGACGGTGAAAGCGCACACGAGCAACCTGTTCGCGAAGCTCGGCGTGGTGAACCGGGTGCAGATCGCGCTGGTCGTGCGCGACAGCGAGGAATAG